The Elusimicrobiota bacterium region ACAGCTTCCGCACCGGCAACAGCTTTTGACTGCGGGGTGCAGATACAAAAACATAGCTCACTGAATATACAACTATCATCCCCGCGTTGCCATATAGAGTTAAACTCCTCCAGCCGCGTGAGGATGACAGGTTTAAACTTTTTGTATAACCTCAGTAGTTCTCGCATTGTTCTTCATAATACGACTGTGGATGCGCGCATGCGGGACACAACTTCGGTGGTTCGGTACCTTCGTATATATACCCGCAGTTACGGCATTTCCATTCAACTTTTTTCTCGCGTTTATAGACGGTACACCCTTCCACGCGTTTGAGCAGCGCCTTATACCGTGCCTCATGGCGTTTTTCAATCTCTGAGATTTCAGTTAGTATCTTCGCGATCTCGTCAAACCCTTCATCTTTCGCTATTTTCGCGAACCCGGGATACATTTCTGTCCACTCAAAATTCTCGCCTTCCGCTGCGTGTTTAAGGTTCTCCGCGGTTTTCCCTATACCCGAGAGAAATTTGAACTCAAGTTTTGCGTGTTCCTTTTCATTATCTGCGGTTTCAAGAAATATCGCTGCGATTTGTTCATACCCTTCTTTTTTCGCTGCGCTTGCGAAGTAGGTATACTTGTTTCTCGCTTGTGACTCACCGGCAAAAGCGGCCCACAGATTTTTCTCTGTCTTTGTACCTTTCAAACTTTTTGTCATCTATTCTTCCTCCTATGAAAACATATTTTTATTTTTACTATGCTATTTATCAGATACGATAATTATACTAAAAGGTTCGCATATCCGCAACCACTGGCTCAAATTTTGGGGAGTATTATAAAGTAAAATGTTTTGGAATGATTGTTAGCCGGTGCGGGTTGGATGAAGAATTTCTAAAATTATATAGTTGCAATAATAAGGTATGATAAAGGCGTGAAGATAATTTTTATCCGCCAGCCCGAACTTTCTACCAAAGGGCCACAGGCAAAATTGTTGCTGGCAATCTACTCGTACTTCGCAGAAGCTGAACGCGAGTATATTTCTATCCGTACAAAACAAGGCCTTGCAGCGGTGAAAGCACGGGGTATAAAACTTGGCCGGCCAAAAGGGAGTAAGAATAAGAAAAGTAGGCGCTTGGATCCTTACCGTGAACAAATAAAGGAGTTTCTTGAACTTAAACTACCACTAAATTCTATCCGGAAGATTATTAATAAAAACTA contains the following coding sequences:
- a CDS encoding rubrerythrin family protein, whose protein sequence is MTKSLKGTKTEKNLWAAFAGESQARNKYTYFASAAKKEGYEQIAAIFLETADNEKEHAKLEFKFLSGIGKTAENLKHAAEGENFEWTEMYPGFAKIAKDEGFDEIAKILTEISEIEKRHEARYKALLKRVEGCTVYKREKKVEWKCRNCGYIYEGTEPPKLCPACAHPQSYYEEQCENY
- a CDS encoding recombinase family protein; its protein translation is MKIIFIRQPELSTKGPQAKLLLAIYSYFAEAEREYISIRTKQGLAAVKARGIKLGRPKGSKNKKSRRLDPYREQIKEFLELKLPLNSIRKIINKNYTAPI